In uncultured Campylobacter sp., a genomic segment contains:
- a CDS encoding peptidylprolyl isomerase, with translation MITWMQKHRKYLVVTIWISTIAFVGAGFVGWGAYDLNASRSGSVAKVGHRNISIQEFQNKYGQFHAYYSQLADGHLSEEEAANLKLENLALESLVNDALFLNFADDLGLGVNDEDIVKYIIADQNFHTNGKFDKELYKNTLKRARIPQSEYEESLKNVILLDKLRHALNIPTKKQDTDMLLASYLMQDRISMQVVEAGANEIKIDEDAVKTLWEEHKNEYKTMTEFKLDTKFIPAITSEANATELRAFYDENKNEYKGSDDKIKDFEAVKDEVLKDFNLKQTKKIALEEYLKIKKGESEAGTTISTLEDNASLPIDELKLVKTGETLKPFEYDDGYMIVKVKEVIAPRIMSFEEAREQILELYKEQKTKEIVEAKAKELLKNGFKGIDIGFIGRDAIKAQGGLTEGEFNVFVSKLFGKSAKKDYVMIDNKAVVYEILEQNLINRDKESEYKDIIAQQSSYLKNSELMRDLSTALAKRYKVEYYVSKK, from the coding sequence ATGATAACTTGGATGCAAAAACACAGAAAATACCTTGTCGTGACGATATGGATAAGCACGATAGCTTTCGTCGGGGCGGGTTTCGTGGGCTGGGGAGCCTATGACCTCAACGCGAGCCGCTCCGGCTCCGTCGCAAAAGTAGGACACAGAAATATAAGCATCCAAGAGTTTCAAAATAAATACGGACAATTTCACGCATATTATAGCCAGCTCGCCGACGGACATTTAAGCGAAGAAGAAGCCGCAAATCTTAAGCTTGAAAATTTGGCTTTAGAATCGTTAGTAAACGACGCGTTATTCTTAAATTTTGCCGATGATTTGGGTCTTGGAGTTAACGACGAGGATATAGTAAAATATATCATCGCGGATCAAAATTTCCATACTAACGGCAAATTTGATAAAGAGCTGTATAAAAATACGCTAAAAAGAGCTAGAATACCTCAGAGCGAATACGAAGAAAGCCTAAAAAACGTAATCCTGCTAGACAAGCTAAGACACGCGCTAAATATACCGACTAAAAAGCAAGATACCGATATGCTTTTGGCGAGTTATTTAATGCAAGATAGAATCTCCATGCAAGTCGTAGAGGCCGGCGCCAATGAGATAAAAATAGACGAAGATGCCGTAAAAACGCTCTGGGAAGAACATAAAAACGAGTATAAAACCATGACGGAGTTTAAGCTTGATACTAAATTTATCCCGGCTATAACCAGCGAAGCAAATGCTACGGAGTTAAGAGCGTTTTATGACGAAAATAAAAACGAGTATAAAGGCAGCGACGACAAAATAAAAGATTTTGAAGCGGTTAAAGACGAAGTTTTAAAGGACTTTAACCTAAAACAAACTAAAAAAATCGCGCTAGAAGAGTATTTAAAAATTAAAAAAGGCGAAAGCGAAGCAGGTACGACTATCTCGACTCTGGAAGATAACGCAAGTCTACCTATAGATGAACTAAAACTCGTCAAAACAGGCGAAACGCTAAAACCGTTTGAATACGATGATGGGTATATGATAGTAAAGGTAAAAGAGGTAATAGCTCCGAGAATAATGAGTTTTGAAGAAGCTAGGGAGCAAATTTTAGAGCTTTACAAAGAACAAAAAACTAAAGAAATAGTGGAAGCTAAAGCAAAAGAACTGCTTAAAAACGGCTTTAAAGGCATTGACATAGGCTTTATCGGTAGAGACGCCATAAAAGCTCAAGGCGGACTAACGGAAGGGGAATTTAACGTATTCGTTAGTAAATTATTTGGCAAAAGCGCTAAAAAAGACTACGTAATGATTGATAATAAAGCCGTGGTTTACGAAATACTGGAGCAAAATTTAATCAATCGCGATAAAGAGAGCGAATATAAAGACATCATCGCCCAGCAATCAAGCTACCTAAAAAATAGCGAACTGATGAGAGATTTGAGTACGGCGCTAGCCAAGAGATATAAAGTAGAATATTACGTTAGTAAAAAATAA
- the ftsA gene encoding cell division protein FtsA, producing MSTKILGIDVGSVQICAVIAQHDDTGLKIIGIGNAKTQGIKKGVITNIELASKSIKSALVDAQRIAGTRYEKVVVSISGAYTKSVESNGVVNIPTYEIGIKEIQRSMSESERRAQIHSDYEKLHILPYNFKVDDQEHIEDPLGMNGSRLEVQTHIIMAQKSSLSNLRKALNLAGVEPDNIVLSSYASAIATLNQDEKDLGVALIDMGGATCNMIVHSGNSIRYNEFLGIGSANITNDLSAALHTPILKAEEIKLNYGALLDTAKTNELVEIPPINDDGKTQEVSLDVISKVIYARIEETLMILAKMLEDSGYKSSIAAGVVLTGGMTKFEGIKEFADVFFKNMPVRIAKPKEMEGLYEILRDPANSCAIGLCMYGAGYFTPYEIDSEKKMRYKDEVVVKNKNLKDIAIQSDSGTKSVEELDKKIFKGTTLDDSYIDDLRIDDDRTLKDELNEDLNDKKEKKPSFFSVLWNKITQLF from the coding sequence TTGAGTACTAAAATTTTAGGTATCGATGTAGGCTCGGTTCAAATTTGCGCCGTCATAGCGCAACACGACGACACGGGTCTAAAGATAATCGGCATAGGAAATGCCAAAACGCAGGGCATAAAAAAGGGCGTAATAACCAATATCGAACTGGCTTCAAAATCAATAAAAAGCGCCTTAGTCGATGCCCAGAGGATAGCCGGCACTCGATATGAAAAGGTGGTAGTATCGATATCGGGAGCCTACACCAAAAGCGTAGAGAGCAACGGGGTGGTAAATATCCCGACGTATGAAATAGGTATAAAAGAAATACAGCGTTCAATGTCTGAATCCGAGCGAAGAGCGCAAATTCATAGCGACTACGAAAAGCTTCACATACTGCCGTATAACTTTAAAGTAGACGACCAAGAGCATATAGAAGATCCCTTGGGTATGAACGGTAGTAGGCTTGAGGTGCAAACGCATATCATAATGGCGCAAAAATCATCTCTAAGCAATCTTAGAAAAGCGTTAAATTTAGCCGGCGTCGAGCCTGATAATATCGTACTTTCCAGCTACGCTTCGGCTATTGCTACCCTAAATCAGGATGAAAAGGATCTAGGCGTAGCTCTAATAGATATGGGCGGAGCTACTTGCAACATGATAGTACATTCCGGAAATTCGATAAGATACAACGAGTTTTTAGGCATAGGTTCGGCAAATATCACCAACGATCTCTCGGCTGCGCTTCACACGCCGATCCTAAAAGCCGAAGAGATAAAGCTAAACTACGGCGCGCTTCTAGATACAGCCAAAACTAACGAATTAGTAGAGATACCGCCTATCAACGATGACGGCAAAACTCAAGAGGTCTCGCTTGACGTTATCTCAAAAGTTATATACGCAAGGATAGAAGAGACGCTTATGATATTAGCCAAAATGCTAGAAGATAGCGGATACAAGTCGTCCATAGCCGCAGGCGTAGTGCTAACCGGGGGTATGACTAAATTTGAGGGCATTAAAGAATTTGCAGATGTTTTTTTTAAAAATATGCCCGTACGCATAGCAAAGCCTAAAGAGATGGAGGGGCTTTACGAGATACTAAGAGATCCGGCAAACTCTTGCGCGATAGGGCTTTGTATGTACGGTGCGGGATATTTTACGCCCTACGAGATAGACTCCGAAAAGAAGATGCGCTATAAAGACGAGGTAGTAGTTAAAAATAAAAACCTTAAAGATATCGCTATACAAAGCGATAGCGGTACGAAAAGCGTAGAAGAGCTAGATAAGAAAATTTTTAAAGGGACGACGCTAGATGATAGCTATATAGATGATTTAAGGATAGACGACGATAGAACGCTAAAAGACGAATTAAACGAAGATTTAAACGACAAAAAAGAAAAGAAGCCTAGCTTTTTTTCCGTACTTTGGAACAAAATAACACAACTATTTTAA
- the ftsZ gene encoding cell division protein FtsZ, producing MDKGNFTVEEKKSSYGAKIKVIGVGGGGCNMINHIIREKGDEMDIDLIVANTDIKALGSSSAFTKLQLGEKITKGLGAGMEPDVGKKAALESEEEITSILEYSDIVFIAAGLGGGTGTGAAPVIARIAKDIGALTVAVVTMPFDFEGKKRYNLAQKGLDELKKESDSIIVIPNQKLRSIIDKRAGIKESFKIVDDVLARAVSGMCTIVLESGDSDINSDFADVKKVMEHRGMALLGIGESNGDGAAQEAVKNAIQSPLLSDVTINGAVGILVHFKFHPDCPFGDIDDAMAIIRACVDDDADIILGTTSSESMEDKVQVTIIATGFKGKEEKAPTPAPTPSQTSLNSRNPYLEQRISQLKVSGGYNSEEASAVLDAPTYIRNQMD from the coding sequence ATGGATAAGGGTAACTTCACGGTTGAAGAGAAAAAGTCTTCATACGGCGCAAAGATAAAGGTTATAGGCGTAGGCGGCGGCGGTTGTAATATGATAAATCATATCATAAGAGAAAAAGGCGATGAGATGGATATAGATCTTATCGTCGCAAATACCGATATAAAGGCGCTGGGTAGCTCATCTGCTTTTACTAAGCTGCAGCTTGGAGAAAAGATTACCAAAGGGCTTGGCGCAGGCATGGAACCTGACGTAGGCAAAAAAGCTGCATTAGAAAGCGAAGAGGAGATAACTAGCATTTTAGAGTATTCAGATATCGTTTTCATAGCTGCCGGCTTAGGTGGGGGAACCGGTACCGGCGCAGCTCCCGTGATAGCTAGAATAGCTAAAGACATCGGTGCTTTGACGGTCGCCGTCGTTACGATGCCGTTTGATTTCGAGGGTAAAAAGCGCTATAACCTAGCCCAAAAGGGTCTTGACGAGCTAAAAAAAGAGTCTGATTCCATAATCGTAATACCAAATCAAAAGTTAAGAAGCATCATAGATAAAAGAGCCGGTATCAAAGAAAGCTTTAAAATAGTTGATGACGTTTTAGCGCGCGCAGTCAGCGGTATGTGTACTATCGTACTAGAATCCGGCGATAGCGACATAAACTCCGACTTTGCCGACGTAAAAAAAGTCATGGAACATCGCGGTATGGCTTTACTAGGTATAGGCGAGTCAAACGGCGACGGCGCAGCTCAAGAAGCCGTTAAAAACGCTATCCAATCTCCGTTATTAAGCGACGTTACCATAAATGGAGCCGTAGGCATCCTAGTACACTTCAAATTTCACCCGGACTGCCCGTTTGGCGATATAGACGATGCGATGGCTATCATTAGAGCGTGCGTAGATGACGATGCCGATATCATACTAGGCACTACGAGTAGCGAGAGCATGGAGGATAAAGTTCAAGTTACCATCATAGCAACCGGTTTTAAAGGCAAGGAGGAAAAAGCTCCTACTCCGGCACCTACCCCCAGTCAAACGTCTTTAAATTCTAGAAATCCATACCTAGAGCAAAGAATAAGTCAGCTAAAAGTAAGCGGCGGCTACAACAGCGAAGAAGCATCTGCGGTATTAGACGCTCCGACCTACATTAGAAATCAGATGGATTAA
- a CDS encoding TM2 domain-containing protein: protein MPVKQLGKFPKYSLYLVKDKFNSLNERQQEALNLTDFKNPFVTLALGLFLGVIGADRFYIGSIGIGALKALALFFIFAAIGVIEAVYEGKAISDSQYIVALSIVWLVLMFYFILAVVDAFLSFKACKEKNLQTLVEILEIYK, encoded by the coding sequence ATGCCCGTTAAGCAGCTTGGCAAATTTCCAAAATACAGTTTATATTTGGTAAAGGATAAATTTAACTCGCTAAACGAGAGACAGCAAGAAGCATTAAATTTAACCGACTTTAAAAATCCGTTCGTCACGCTTGCTTTGGGGCTATTTTTAGGAGTGATTGGAGCCGATAGATTTTATATCGGCTCTATCGGTATCGGCGCTTTAAAGGCGCTTGCGCTATTTTTTATATTTGCGGCAATCGGCGTCATAGAGGCGGTTTATGAGGGCAAAGCGATAAGCGATAGCCAGTATATCGTCGCTCTAAGCATTGTCTGGCTTGTTTTAATGTTTTATTTTATCTTAGCAGTCGTTGATGCATTTTTATCTTTTAAGGCTTGCAAAGAGAAAAATTTACAAACTCTCGTCGAAATTTTAGAAATTTATAAATAA
- a CDS encoding TM2 domain-containing protein, which yields MKNILLINELKSRLPSNLYTELVMSKRLEELNDTQSSQLVADASYMKKPTLVWVFALLFGCFGGHRFYVNSPVIGIVFIVLTFLVFAAAVPRPDSGIDNLFTLILLAAIIDGVLLSKKIAAKNYEKVAHILEKNAR from the coding sequence ATGAAAAATATACTGCTAATAAATGAATTAAAATCGAGGCTACCGTCAAATTTATATACCGAGCTCGTGATGAGTAAAAGGCTCGAGGAGCTAAACGATACCCAAAGCTCGCAGCTGGTAGCCGATGCGTCGTATATGAAAAAACCGACTTTAGTTTGGGTTTTTGCTTTGTTGTTCGGGTGTTTTGGAGGGCATAGATTTTACGTAAACAGCCCGGTAATCGGCATTGTTTTTATAGTGCTTACGTTTTTGGTATTTGCCGCAGCCGTTCCTCGTCCAGACTCTGGCATAGACAATTTATTTACGCTTATTTTGTTAGCCGCGATCATAGACGGCGTGCTGCTATCTAAAAAAATAGCGGCTAAAAACTACGAAAAAGTAGCGCATATACTAGAGAAAAATGCCCGTTAA
- a CDS encoding TM2 domain-containing protein — MSLYLALKDKLPNDAFYMKDKLDDLSDDKARAVSILNLKSPVVGLALGLCFGTFGVDRFYKGDILLGALKLITLGGLGFWALADLYFVYNGIKKDNLELLNSAIM, encoded by the coding sequence ATGAGTTTATATCTTGCTTTAAAAGATAAGCTTCCAAACGATGCTTTTTATATGAAGGATAAGCTAGACGACTTAAGCGACGACAAGGCAAGAGCCGTATCGATATTAAATTTAAAAAGCCCGGTAGTCGGCTTGGCGCTTGGACTTTGCTTTGGGACTTTTGGCGTGGATAGATTTTATAAAGGCGATATTTTGCTAGGCGCTTTAAAGCTTATAACGCTCGGCGGCCTCGGTTTTTGGGCGTTAGCGGATTTATATTTCGTCTATAACGGTATCAAAAAAGATAATCTAGAACTATTAAATTCAGCTATCATGTAA